A segment of the Fibrobacter succinogenes subsp. succinogenes S85 genome:
ATGCAACCTGGTCGGCATCGGCATGGCTACCACGGCTGAGACCAATGGGATCGCGGCGGACTTCGACGCTGTCGATTTCCCAGGACACGTATTCCGGAGTCCAGACGATAGCGTAAAGGTGGAAATCCTGCGTGGCATCAAAGCCAAAGTCATGAAGCGGCTTGCTTTCGGAGGAGGTGTTGGCCTTGATAGAGGGGTCACCTTCGCGAGTGATGATGTTGGACTGCCACTTGTCTGCGGCCTTACCCAAGACTTCGATATCGATTTCGTTCCACGGCTTTTCACCCTTTTCCCAGGAGTCATCGTAGTAAACGAACATGGAGCTCACGGAACCAGAGATGGCAGCCATCTTCATGCGTGCTTCAAAACGGCCATACTTGAACTGATCCCTACCGGTAAGTTCAGCACCGTAGAAGGAGTATTCCTTCGTCGGGTCAAGAGCGGTAAGCTTCGGCACTGCATAGGTGAACTGAGCAGCGCCATTCGAGCTAGAAGAAGCAGCCGGAAGAGCTTCCACAGAGCTGGAGGACACGCCCGGAAGAACTTCGACAGAACTAGAAGAAAGGTCCGTCGGCAAAACCGAAGCGTCAGAGCTGGAGAGTTCTGCAACCGGAGTTGCATCGGAGCTGGAAGACGCACCAGCGGCCTGGCCCGGAGCTGCCGGGATAATGTTTTCGTTCATGTCTGAGCAAGCGGCGAAGAATGCCATTGCAGCCATAGGGATAAGAATCTTTTTCATAATAACCTCGTTCTTTCTGTCTATAAGATAGCTTCTGTTCAAGCGTGAAGCACGCACACCGAGAGGAATTTTAAAACCAACTGTATCAGCCGTATTTTACATATTTTAGACGGAATTTTACATTCAAAAGCATATTTTCCAAAAATTGAACAGATAATATTTCCGTAAGCTTTTTGAAAGGTCGTTTTCGATTGAAAAGCCTCATTTTATACCTTGCCTGCCCCTTTTTTAATATGTATATTGCGTTTTACAAAAAAAATCGATAGAAAAAAGCACAATTTCGGGCCCACCTTTTTCTACAAGGCTTAAAAGTTAAACAACTTTTTAATTGTATTGACAGCCGGGTTCGAGACAAAAGAGGTTACTATGCAGGAAGCATGGACAGGCTTTAAAGGCGGTCGCTGGCAGGAAGAAATTAACGTCCGCGACTTTATCCAGAAAAACTATACTCCCTACGATGGCGACAAGTCGTTCTTGCAGGGACCGACTGAAGCTACGAACAAGCTCTGGGCAGAACTCCAGGAACTACAGAAGAGAGAAATTGCAAAGGGCGGCGTCCTCGACATGGACACAGACGTCGTCTCCACTCTTACAAGCCACAATGCTGGCTACATTTCCGAAGAAACTAAGGATCTCGAAAAGATCGTAGGTCTCCAGACCGACAAGCCGCTCAAGCGCGCATTCATGCCGTTCGGTGGCATCAAGATGGCTGAAGAATCTTGCAAGAACTACGGTTACACGCCGAGCGAAGAACTTCACCGCATCTTTACTGAATTCCACAAGACTCACAACCAGGGCGTTTTCGACGCCTACACGCCTGCAATGCGTATGGCCCGCAAGGCCCACATCATTACGGGTCTTCCGGATACTTACGGCCGTGGCCGTATCGTCGGTGACTACCGCCGCGTTGCCCTTTACGGTATCGATTACCTCATCGCCCAGAAGAAGGCCGACAAGGCTCTGACCGATGAAACGGATATGCGCGAACACGTGATCCGCGAACGCGAAGAACTCGCCGAACAGATCAAGGCTCTCGAAGGCATGAAGGTCATGGCCAAGATTTACGGCTACGACATTTCCAAGCCGGCAACGAACGCACGCGAAGCCGTGCAGTGGCTCTACTTCGGTTACCTCGCTGCCATCAAGACGCAGAACGGTGCCGCCATGAGCGTTGGCCGCGTTTCGACATTCATCGATATTTACATGACCCGTGACTTGCAGAACGGCGTCATCAACGAAACCGAAGCTCAGGAAATCATCGACCATTTCGTGATGAAGCTTCGCATGGTCAAGTTCGCCCGTATCACAAGCTACAACGAACTCTTCAGCGGTGACCCGGTGTGGGCTACGCTCGAAGTCGCTGGCCTCGGCCAGGACGGTCGCCATCAGGTGACCAAGAACGACTACCGCTTCTTGCACACGCTCGTGAACATGGGACCGGCTCCGGAACCGAACCTCACAATCCTCTACAGTCCCCGCCTCCCGGCAAGCTTCAAGAAGTTCGCTGCAGAAATCTCCGTGAAGACCAGCGCCATCCAGTACGAAAACGATGACACGATGCGCCCGATCTGGGGCGACGACTACAGCATCTGCTGCTGCGTTTCTGCAACTCAGACCGGTAAGGAAATGCAGTTCTTCGGCGCTCGTGCAAACCTCGCCAAGACGCTCCTCTACGCCATCAACGGCGGTAAGGATGAATGCCTCGTGAAGGGTACGCAGGTTGGCCCGGAATATCCGCCTATCACTAGCGAATACCTCAACTACGATGAAGTCGTCCACAAGTTTGAACTCTACATGGATTGGCTCGCTCACTTGTACGTGAACACGCTCAACTTGATCCACTACATGCACGACAAGTACTACTACGAAGCTGCCGAAATGGCTCTCATCGATACCAACGTTCGCCGTACGTTTGCAACGGGTATCGCAGGCTTCAGCCACGTTGTCGACTCCCTTTCTGCAATCAAGTACGCCAAGGTCAAGGTCATCCGCGATCCGGCTACCGGCCTCGCTCAGGACTTCCAGATCGAAGGCGACTTCCCGCGTTATGGAAACGACGACGACCGCGCAGACGATATCGCCGTTTGGCTCCTCAAGACGTTCATGTCCAAGATCAAGCAGACGCCGACTTACCGTGACTCTGAACCGACCACTTCCATCCTTACCATCACGAGTAACGTTGTTTACGGTAAGGCCACGGGCGCACTCCCGGATGGTCGTAAGCAGGGTGAACCGTTCTCTCCGGGTGCAAGCCCGAGCTACGGTGCCGAAAAGAACGGCCTCTTGGCATCCCTCAACTCTGTCGCCAAGATTCCGTACGAATACGCTCTCGACGGTATCAGCAACACGCAGACCATCAACCCGGATGCACTCGGCCATGACGACGAAGAACGTGCCAACAAGCTCGTGCAGGTTCTCGACGGTTACTTCGGCCAGAGCAGCCACCACTTGAACGTGAACGTATTCGGTGTCGAAAAGCTCAAGGACGCTATGGAACATCCGGAGAAGGAAGAATACCAGAACTTCACGATCCGCGTTTCTGGCTACGCCGTGCGCTTCATCAAGCTCACTCGCGAACAGCAGCTCGACGTGATTGCCCGCCAGGCACACGGCGTTCTCTAATCGCTTGGAAAAAGCTTAAAAAGGTTCCCGAAAGGGGACCTTTTTTTGTTATTGGGGGAATGCCGCAAAGATGCGGCGAAAAGCCGCGAAAACTATGCCACGATGTAATTTTCGTTCTTCTGACGGCGAGCGTAAACGGATTCCAGGAACTGAATCACAGAAGTCTTATCGCGCACAAGCCCACGCTTATGGCTCAAGCAAAAACGCGATGCGGAGAGTGTCTTCAACAGCTTAATTTGCTCGCCCAAAATCTGCACGTTATAAACGTCAGGAGAGCCATGACCTACCATCGGGTACGTTGCACCACCCAAAAAAACATAATCATCCACAATGAGCGCAAGCGAGCCTTTAGCATGGCTATTGGGAACCGGCAAAATTTCGATATGCACGACATCGTCAAACAAAAGCGGTGAAGACACTGTAATCTTTTCGTGACCAGCAATTTCGCCAACGACTTTTGAGGCATGCGAACCAACATAAAGCGTATCAAAATCTAGCGAAATCTCGCCACCGCACATGCGCTGGACATTCAGCAAATGGTCACGATGGAAATGTGAAATTACGATGTTCTTTTTGAGCGGAACAGTGGCATTTTTGATGCACTCGCTAGTATCAAGATGCGTCGAGCTCTCGGAACTGCACGGCAACGCGTTTATAAAATCAACAGCCTCGTCGCAGGCACCCACATCAAAAATCCACCACGCAGAATCGCCACGCACAGCAACAACATCCGCGCTCAGCGGCTCATACGACATTTGCAAATACCGGATTCTATCTGTCAGTTTCACGATTTTCGTCATCGAAAGCCAAAGATAGAATTTTCCTCCGATTCTCTGTTCTCATAAACAATAGCGTAAACACAATTCTCAAAAAAAAATAATTACGACCTTATTCCGCACTGACCGCACGCGAATACGGAGCGTCAATAACACGAGCTATTGTATCGCCATCGGCCAAACTTTCTTTGGTCGTATAAGAAATACACGGCCACAACTTTAAATCCGAATTTTGTGAACTTTTGCAATACGCATCGGCTACACCCGTAATAATTACTTTATTTATTTGAACTTTCTTCTCCCCTCTTTTGCACATACTGCAAACGACAACCGTATATGAATTCTCTCTATAAATTGAATCCAGCACGGCCACATTTTCTTTAACATCATCATTTACCGCAACCATTTCTGTTGTCGTTTTCAGGTCTTGTACAGTGATTAGGCCATCTTTAAAGAGCCCATTTCCGTCAGTTGAAATATATAAGTTGTTTCTATTATTTCGTACAACACGGCCTTCAAAAAGACGCTTGAAATTAAATGTGTATCCAGATATTTTTGAGTCTTCGTGCTCAGAAAACTGCCATTCTTCATCAACAGAAACAAGCATATACTTATCCGCATACTTGCTAGGCATAATGGTTTTCAATATCCCATTGGCGCACTGTTTTCGATTTGATTCCAATTCAGAAAGATCAACTTGCACACCTTCCTTTTCAAACAAAATTTCATCGGTACTTAGAACGCGTACATCATACTTTTCACTCAAGAGTGTTTTCATTTCATTAAAAGTTTCATTACCAGATTCAATGACCGCAACGTTCGATGAAGCAACCCGCGCTGAATTCAAATAATTTTGAGCATCATCACTAAGCACAATCGAAGACTTATCAGCAGCACCTGCCGAAGACGCAAGTGCATCAGGACCGCTTGAACACGCAGCAAACAAGCCTGCTGCAACCAAAATTTGCAAATAATGTTTCATTATGTTTTCTTCCAAAATATTTTATACACCATAAAATCTAAAAAAAATCGCAAAATAAAAAAAGATATTTTCTCCGGAAAAAATTACGGATTTACCAACCATACGCAACGCATTTTCATCGTTTTGTATCATATAGAACATCTTTCGCTTTTTACAGAACACCGCAAAAAATTCCACGCAAAACGAAAACGCAATTTTTTATTTTTACAGCATGACTCTCGGAAGAATCAACAAGCTTGAAACGTTCGGATCGGTCGACGGACCGGGAATCCGCTTTGTCGTATTTACGCAGGGTTGCCCGATGCGCTGCAAGTTCTGCCACAACCCGGAAACGTGGGATTTCGGGACTAAAAGCGCAAACGGAACCGCGAACGGATCGTTCGAAATTTCAGCAGAAGACCTGCTGAAAAAAGCCTTGCGCTACAAGCCCTACTGGGGAACTGACGGCGGCATTACAGTAAGCGGCGGCGAACCGCTGGCGCAAATCGACTTCATGATTGAATTCTTCGAGGCCGCAAAATCGGCAGGAGTCCACACGTGTGTCGACACGTGCGGCGTCACATTCAGACCCACAGGCGAACCGTTTGCTAAAATCGAACGACTGATGAAATCCACCGACCTCTTGCTCGTGGACATTAAGCACATCGACGCTGACGCACACAAGGAACTCACAGGACACGGCAACGAAAACATCATCGAATTTTTCCGTTACCTCGACCGCATCCAAAAACCCATCTGGATCCGCCACGTGCTCGTGCCTGGCATTAGCGATAACGACGAAGCCCTCACGCGCACCCGCGACTTCATCCGCACGCTCCACAACGTCAAACGAGTCGAAGTCCTCCCCTACCATGCATTCGCACTAAGCAAGTACAAGGAACTCAAAATCGACTATGCGCTAAAGGACACGCAATCGCCCACCGCCGAACGTGTCGCCAACGCCAACGAGATTCTCGAAACCGCAAAATACACCGGGTGGAAAGAGTAAGGAAGGGCAAATTCTTTAATCAAGCACAACTAGCTCCACAAAGAATCCCTTCTAGACGCATATTCGGTGATGTCATATTCAAAGACACTTTCTTTTGTTCTGCAAGTTCCTGCACTATTTCAGGAACATTCTTTAGATATCCGGCATTCGTATCTTGAGAAGACTTAACATTTTCAAGAAATTGGTAGAAACCATCTATCGACATTTCCTTTACCGCTTGACTATTTGCGTCATAGTTTACAACAAACAGTTGAGGATTACCTGATTCATTCCCTCTAGACGAAGACTCCATTACAGAATAGACAAAATAGGAATTCGTTCCAGAAATATGAACCACGGAGTTTTCGAAGCGAGATGCATCTTCAAGAGCGTTATTGACAACTTTTGAACCAACGCCGATTATATCCGACTGTTTTCCCCATCATTCAATTGTCGTCTAAAAACAGCCTTATTCACAACAGCCCTAACACCAAATGTCCGCCATTCATTCGGAATGTTGAATCTATAGGTATCATCAGCCTCTTCATACATAAGGCGCTTACCCCTAACTTCCAAAGCTCGCTTCATAAAAGAAACAAGATTTGGCAAATCCAACTTGGGAATATCATCAAGGCCACTCAAGTTAAATTTACTAGCGTTAAGTCCCAATTTCGTTGCAGTATCGACAGCCGACTCTCCACCAAATTTTCCAGTAGTCTTATCAAACCACTTATCTACACTTTGCTTGGCTTCCGCAAAATCCGTTTTTTCCATAACATCCGTAAAAAATTGGCTAGATTGCATGCCAAGCACAATTTGCATCATGTCATCGGGATCATCCATGCTCTCAGATAACATCTTTTGAATCTGATCAATTTTTTCTTCGAGATATCCCCAAATCTTGGATTCAATATTATCGGGATTGCGCACCGAAACGACTTCGACATCGTGAGTTTGTCCAAGTCGATGAACACGGCCAACTCGCTGATGAAGTCGCATAGGATTCCAAGGCAAGTCGATATGGATGAGTACATGACAATTCTTTTGAAGGTCGATACCTTCACCAGCCGCCTCTGTGGAAATCAAAAAGCGAACTTCACCATTGTTGAATTTTTCGCAAGCATCATTTCTGGAAATAGAAATGTCACGAGAACATCCATCAGGATAAACTACATCTTTTAAGGATTCATCGCCATTGATTATGGTGACACTATTGTCCCCCCATACCTTCATCAATTCTGTCATCATCAGAGATTGCGTTCTTTTATATTCCGTAAATAAAAGAACCTGATCATTCGGATATTTCTCTTTGATAATTTCAACAATGCGGTTGATCCTTGTTTCTGAGGTAACCTTTGTCGCTTTTTCTAATAATAAATTGATATGGTCTATTTCATTTTCCATCAGTTTCAAAGGTTCAGCAAGAGTCTGAACACTGATTGTAGCCTCATCATCAAAGCCCTCCCGTTCATCTTCACCATAATTTGATAGGAAATTTTTATACGCAGTAGCTTTCCCTTCCAAAGCTTCCTTACGATTTTTCAAAGCAGACGATATCGCAGCAATAGAGCTAGATGCAATTTTCTGCAAGCAGCTCAACAACAGACCTACCGCACTTCCAGCATTCCCTAAGGTTTTAGCATACATATAACCAGCAGATATGAAAGCGGTCATCGCATCATAAAATTCTTTTTCTTCAGGAGAATAAGTAAAAGTATAAGGATGCTGAGTCATCTTCGTGAAAAGAATTTTTCCCTTCATATCGACAACGTTCTTCTTGTTATTTCTAATAAAATAATCCTTAAGATGAGAATATTGCGATGCTTCGTCTTTACCGGGTCCAAACACACCAGGAGCCACCAGTGACATTAATGACCAAAAGCCATAATTTTTTCCTCGATGAGGCGTACCTGTAAATAGTAAGCTCGAAACAATTTTCCCATTTTCCTGCAACATTTCAAACAGTTTGAACTGAAGAGTCTTGTTCCCCTGTTCTTCTGCATTCATATGATGAGCTTCATCGACAACAACCAAATCCCATGCTGGAGCATCACATAAATGGTCAAACCTACCATGACTATCGGCCTGCATAGTCGATGCCGAAGCAACAACAAAAGTCGCACTTGTCCAAAAATCTGGATTCGTTTTTTCAACTTCCGTTGAATAGGCAAAGAATCCTAGATTGAACATACTTTTCATACGCTCTTGCCATTGTCCGACAAGTTTTGCAGGAGCAAGAATCAAAATGCGGCGTACCTTCCCAGTACTAAAGAGACTAGTCATAATAAGACCCGCTTCAATAGTCTTTCCCAAGCCAACATCATCCGCAATAACATATCCTATAGGCCAACGGCTCAAAACCTGTTTACATACCCACAGTTGATGTGGCAAAAGTTCTATAGACGAACTAGAAAATAGTCCCCAACTGTTATTTATAAATTTGACCACTTCACCTTGTATATGGACAAGAGCTTTTTTTTCTATTTCATTATCAACAGAGGCTGACAATTGATCAGAGAATGATGCGACCGGAGCCAATTCCGAAATGGAGATAAACTTGCCATTTTGACGATCCGAATCAAAACGGACTACAACCTGCGAATCAGTCAATACCGCTTCAATCTTTCCTCTACCAAACTCTTTATGAATTACAATATCGCCCTGTTGCATTATTAAAACTCCTTTTCTATAAAAAGTATATCAAATGTATCATCCATAGTATTATGATCAGGCAACATTTCGCCTATTTTTCTGAATATCCGCACAGAACTTGCATTTTTGCAATCTAAGCCAAGCATTTTGCAGATTTTTTGTCGAGGCATAAAAGTTTGTAGTTTAATCTGTTCAAGTTTTTCTGGTTCCACGGCATCTTCGCCATCCACCCAGAAACCACTCCTGAGCAATTCTCGAAGTACGAAATGGATGCCCAATTTGAACGATCTGTTCATAGTCGCATAATCAATATCCGTACCGGATAATTCTGAATCCATGGAAGGATAAAGAAGTACTGCAATATTTTCAAAATGCTCTCTTAACGGCAATTGCCGCACAACAGTATAGAAGTCAATAAATCTTTTTTGGAAACGACGCAATCTCAACATCATTTCAAACGGACGCAAATAGCATTCTTCGGAATGGGTTTCTTTATTGAATTGATCGCGGATATCTTGAAGATTTACTTTATTACAAAAATCATCAATAAAGCCATTTTCGTTAAGGAACTGTATTGCTTTTTTGAGAGAAACTTCCTGATGGTTATAGTACGGAAGACTTTGGCACATTCCATAAAGCATCAAAATGCACCATTCCTTGGTCATTTTTAAATCATCACTAGATTCATCAAGAATCAGAGAATTACGGAATCTTAATTTTTCATGATCAAAGAAATCACTCGAATAAAGTTTTTCATAGTATAAGGCGACGAGAGATTCCTTTTCAGACAGCAATTGAAGCAATTCTGATTCAGTCAATTCTCTGCAATTTTTCAAATCATCTTCTGAATAATAAATATTCTCTTCCTGCGATGGTTCAGACAACACATTTATTGGAGTTGGAGTCCAATAATTTGAAGCAGTTCTGAGATTATTTAATAAATTATTTTTTTCAAAAAAAGCAATGCTGTTCGATGTATAATATGACAAATCTATTTTTTCTTTTGCCAACCATACCGATGTACCATTTACTTCATATAGTTCTCGAATGGCAACCACTAAACCATCACTTGATTTTATATTAAAATCAATTTTATTAAAATCTTCCCAAAAGCTAGGCTTTACATTCGGTTTGAGGATAGACTCAATTAAAATAATATTGTCCAAAAGATCAACTGTCAAAGTCTTATTTTTTATTTCGGCAAAAAGATCAGCCAGTTCCATTTTATTTATTTCAATCAGAGAACCAAATTCTGAAAGATAGCTTTCCGAAGCCAAATGAGTCATTACAAAAGCATCGCATTTATTGATTGCCAATATATTTTGAAAAGCATTCAACAATTTAGAGTCATCTCCATCCGTATAATTAGATGCGGCGACAGAAAAAAGCCTAATGCGGTCTTCAAATTTAGTCACAGGCCCATAACCTGAAACTAATATTTTCTCCTGTCTGAATAATTTTTGCAAAATATTTTCAGCAAAAGGAGCAAAATACTTATCATTCGTATTTCGAGTTTTCAATAATAACGTCGCAATATCGTATGCATATTTTTGATAGGAATATGATGTAGATATCATTTCCTGCAAGATGACAAAAAGACAATTAGCGATTTTTTTCATCAACGTTTCATTTTTCTTATTTCCTGCAGCAAGGTTCTTTCGACCTGTATCTATTTCAAAATCAGCATTAATAATAAAAGGTAACGTTTCAGACGCTTCAAGTGGCGTAAGATGCCATACGCGAGGATGCCAACTATCACATTCTGTCAAGTTAACTAAAATTCCATCTAATTCTTTAAATAACATTTTAAAAGGACTTCGCAATCTCTATGATCCACTAACAAAAAGACTTCGCCATTCAACTTCACTTTTTTTATAGCAGTTTCACTTTTCGACAATTCACAAACATTTTGATATTCAGGCTCGATAACCTTATCCAATAAATATATTTTATTTATCTGTTTAGAAAATACCGTTAAAAATGCGGCACATTTTTCAAACTCAGCAAAGCAATCGTTTTCGACATCAATATCGTCTCTGCATTTCAATTCAATTTTGGTACAATCATCACATGTTTTATCATATTCAATATTTTCGTCAGGATATATACCAGCAATAATTTTGAATTGCAAGTCACCGCTGCGAACAACCGGCTCATCGCATACAGTATAAACGCTTTTGAAGCCTAACCCAAATTTACCTGTTTGGCCATTTTCTTGGCTTTTTTCCGAAGACGCGATAGACAGCATGTTTTGCAAATCACGTTTAAAAGAATTCGCAATATCATCATCCACTTCTGGAAAACTTTGATTAATCTTTCGACCGTAATGAATTATTTCAAGTCGTTTTGCAATAGAATCAAAATGCACCTCAAATTTTTTCTTATCGGCATATTTCAAGGCAATATCTTCAGGTGCCTTTAGAAAATCGTTAACGCAATCATCTGCATTCTGAAATAATTCAAAAAGGATACTTGAACTAAAATATTGATGTTCCTTTATCTTATGACAAACGCGATCAAAAATATATCGCTGTAAATCCGGTTCTCTTATTACTGTTTCTAACATTTCATTTCGCAAATCCCATTCTTTTTGCGATTCACTTTCAGAATTCTCATCCTTATTGTCTAGACGATTTATTTCATTATTTAATCTTTTATACTCTTTGTGTTTTACATTCAAAAAATGTAATGTAGAGAAAATTTCTCGTCTAATGTGTTTTTGAGCAGCTTTTATCGTATATTGGCTAGTTTCGTCAATTAATTTAAAAAACTCATTTTTCAATAAAAACGCTTTTTTAACATCGATCTTATAAATATTCCACAAAAGAGTTTCTATTAAACATTTAATAGACTCATCAGTATTTATTCCAGACGATTTCAGCAACCTAACATTAAATGTCTTTGAGATCAAATCAAGATTAACATTTGGATCATACGTAACTTTCGGATTTATTGGAAATTCCTCGCATGTTCCAGCAAGACTCATCGCCTTATTTGTAGATTGAGAAATAACATTTGCAGTAACATTAATTTCATCAAAAGTCCTGAATCGATTACGCTTGCTTTCTTCCGTTGGGAAAAGTTTATTGACATGACTAGACGGAATAGTAAATTCATCTCGACAAAATTCATCCAATTTACCAAGAATGGAATCTTCTAAAGCACCAGCCATTCTGCGGAATTTTCCCTGCATCAAGTATAAAGCTAAAGAAACCAATTTAGGTTGCTTACAATTCTGTCTCCAAAAATCAACAACTTCTTTAATTTCAGCATCCGTTGCTTTCGGCAAACGCTGTACCATATCATTTTGGGGTATATAATTTGAAATCAAATCATAAGTTTCAGAAGAGCACAGGTTATCTCTTTTGTAAAGTTTCTGACCTATACTATGGGAATCAGAACATTGAGGAACAGCAATCAGTTCCGTCGCTAATTTCCATTCCCTTTCAAGTTCATTTTCTGCATTTGGAAATCTACGAATATCAGACAACTTAAAATTTGGGTTATCTTTAATCAATTTTAAAATATGATTAAATAATTTTAAAGCATCATCTTCGCAACGGGTATTTTCAGTCAAAGTATTTAATAATTCTATTCCGTTTTCATAATCAAATGCACCAGGAATTCTTAACTGACAATAGTTCTTCAACAATTCTTCTTTTGAAATTTTTAATTTCGAATCACTTCCGATAACCGCATATATTTTTAGTATTTTATTTTTTTGTGTAAGATTATTTATTGCGAGATTAAATATACGCTGCTTTTCATCTTTATCTTCAATAGGAAAGTAATAGTTTGAATATTTTTCTTGAATTCGAACGTTTATTTCATCAATTAAATCTAAATTTCTCCTTTTCAAGAAACCCGTTATGTATTTTTTCTTATCATCATTTATATCTACATCTTCCAATAAAATAAAATTCAACGATTCCTTTAGGATTGCAAAAGATTCTTGTGAGCACCTATCTGTGGTAAGGATATCTTTTATTGAACATAGATTTTCCGAATTCTTTAAAGGAATCCAACAGATACTATCTATTTGACTTAATTCTTTATCCGAAAAAGTGACATAACGCTGCATTCTTTCAAGAATCCAATCACAACAGTTTCTAAGAATTCTAGGTTCAAATTTATATGAAATAAGAAATTCCCTTAACGCAGCTCCCTGTGTCAAAATTTCATAACGATTTCTGTCCGAATCGCTTATAAAAAACGAATCTTGTTTACTTCTCAGCAAATCATCCTTTTCACATGGTATAATTTTACCCTCCAATGAAGGTACATCTACCTCAAATTCAATATTATGCTTATTATACCACGTTGATCCTGGAACGAAAGACACAAATTCACCTTTTTCATTTTTATGTAAAGGTATTCTATAATACAAGTTCCTTTTTGGTTCATTAATGACTTCAAATATTTGCTTGCGATTACTCTCATTTTGATAATACTCCGTTTTCATAAAATCAAGATTATTACCTTGAGAAAAATGTACAAGCATTTCTTGACATTCATTATTATCTAGCCATGTTATATTTTTCAAAAGAGTATTGTGATTTTCAACAAATTTTTTTTGATTTTCGCTAAGAGTTAAAAGTTCTATTGCTTTATTATCCTTTTTTAAGCAATCTTCATATATTTTTTTCCAAACTTCACTACAATTAGGCTTTAGAATACAAATTTTTGACTGCGTTTCCTTGAACCCCATCAATAAAAATGTATAGATTCCTGAATATTCTGGTCGAATATTTTCAAGCAAACTGTTTCTATCAAAAATACTTTCAAGAAAATCTTTTCTTATATCTTCATCATTTGAAATTGCAAGATATTGCTGATATTTTTCTTTCAGATAATCTAAGGCACCAGCCTTATTTGCACTACGTGCAAATTTATTCAGGAAAGCACTTCGATTGACATCAGCATTTTCCACCATGTATAAGTTTTCATTTTCAATCAACTTTACAAGCTTGCAAATAATATGCGACGAATCACTAAAATCAAATTCCCTAAAAAGATTTATTTTTAAAACTGCATTATAGTCTAAAAAGTCTATTGTATTGTTAAGGATATTTTTTCCCCTATCATACTGAATTTTCTGTACTTTAAAGACCTTCAAATTTGAGCGATAGTCTCTTTCTA
Coding sequences within it:
- a CDS encoding family 16 glycosylhydrolase, which translates into the protein MKKILIPMAAMAFFAACSDMNENIIPAAPGQAAGASSSSDATPVAELSSSDASVLPTDLSSSSVEVLPGVSSSSVEALPAASSSSNGAAQFTYAVPKLTALDPTKEYSFYGAELTGRDQFKYGRFEARMKMAAISGSVSSMFVYYDDSWEKGEKPWNEIDIEVLGKAADKWQSNIITREGDPSIKANTSSESKPLHDFGFDATQDFHLYAIVWTPEYVSWEIDSVEVRRDPIGLSRGSHADADQVAFLTEEQSLRFNLWASKSAAWTGKWDGGIGLPVEQQIDYVRVYSYDEATKGFTMLWQDDFNGEDIDYDHWDRGNWEMERVNLRPDNVIVENGVCRLILDYEAN
- the pflB gene encoding formate C-acetyltransferase, which codes for MQEAWTGFKGGRWQEEINVRDFIQKNYTPYDGDKSFLQGPTEATNKLWAELQELQKREIAKGGVLDMDTDVVSTLTSHNAGYISEETKDLEKIVGLQTDKPLKRAFMPFGGIKMAEESCKNYGYTPSEELHRIFTEFHKTHNQGVFDAYTPAMRMARKAHIITGLPDTYGRGRIVGDYRRVALYGIDYLIAQKKADKALTDETDMREHVIREREELAEQIKALEGMKVMAKIYGYDISKPATNAREAVQWLYFGYLAAIKTQNGAAMSVGRVSTFIDIYMTRDLQNGVINETEAQEIIDHFVMKLRMVKFARITSYNELFSGDPVWATLEVAGLGQDGRHQVTKNDYRFLHTLVNMGPAPEPNLTILYSPRLPASFKKFAAEISVKTSAIQYENDDTMRPIWGDDYSICCCVSATQTGKEMQFFGARANLAKTLLYAINGGKDECLVKGTQVGPEYPPITSEYLNYDEVVHKFELYMDWLAHLYVNTLNLIHYMHDKYYYEAAEMALIDTNVRRTFATGIAGFSHVVDSLSAIKYAKVKVIRDPATGLAQDFQIEGDFPRYGNDDDRADDIAVWLLKTFMSKIKQTPTYRDSEPTTSILTITSNVVYGKATGALPDGRKQGEPFSPGASPSYGAEKNGLLASLNSVAKIPYEYALDGISNTQTINPDALGHDDEERANKLVQVLDGYFGQSSHHLNVNVFGVEKLKDAMEHPEKEEYQNFTIRVSGYAVRFIKLTREQQLDVIARQAHGVL
- the pflA gene encoding pyruvate formate-lyase-activating protein, with amino-acid sequence MTLGRINKLETFGSVDGPGIRFVVFTQGCPMRCKFCHNPETWDFGTKSANGTANGSFEISAEDLLKKALRYKPYWGTDGGITVSGGEPLAQIDFMIEFFEAAKSAGVHTCVDTCGVTFRPTGEPFAKIERLMKSTDLLLVDIKHIDADAHKELTGHGNENIIEFFRYLDRIQKPIWIRHVLVPGISDNDEALTRTRDFIRTLHNVKRVEVLPYHAFALSKYKELKIDYALKDTQSPTAERVANANEILETAKYTGWKE